Proteins from a single region of Pseudarthrobacter sp. NIBRBAC000502772:
- a CDS encoding PP2C family serine/threonine-protein phosphatase, with protein MAADIPAGGATPVQRPLIMRYAARSDVGRIRAKNDDSAYVGRHLAVVADGMGGHAGGDVASAATVLDMLHLDHGDYDGDAGTVLADEIQTANSLLSELVHINPKLAGMGTTVTSLLLAEGKLHFAHIGDSRAYRLRDGEFEQVSVDHTFVQRLIDEGRLRPEEAETHPHKNVLMRVLGDVDASPELDLDTLDVKPGERWLLCSDGLNYVAGHVVERTVRETKDLRECVETLVNLTLEAGSPDNVTVVMVEITEETPDDVSTAAVDIIPSQLLTEAHAAASDAASASPDPEAADDKKPAADKAPEKPAAAEPPPSTDPHLGEHLSAEVLRQELASRPHELVGAAATAAESGSIPTIAGRTVARRAATVLTHKADAPVAEVDDVLGRPKPRRWVTMSIAASVLLVLTLGLWLGYAWTQTRYYIGEYDSRVAIFNGVSQRLGPIQLSTLEAVTEIRMDSLPQFSQQRVRQTVPARDLYDAQRIVKNLEGTGTIAPPDECLTPSPTPAPGTAPAATPTAPAPPPDPAAPAAAPAPAASPTATTVCEGGR; from the coding sequence ATGGCCGCTGACATTCCCGCCGGCGGGGCCACACCCGTCCAGCGGCCCCTCATCATGCGCTATGCCGCGCGCTCGGATGTGGGACGCATCCGGGCCAAGAATGATGACTCGGCGTACGTCGGCCGCCATTTGGCAGTGGTCGCGGACGGCATGGGTGGCCACGCGGGCGGCGATGTTGCCTCCGCCGCCACAGTGCTGGACATGCTGCACCTGGACCACGGCGACTACGACGGCGACGCCGGCACGGTCCTCGCCGACGAGATCCAGACGGCCAACTCCCTGCTATCCGAGCTTGTGCACATCAACCCCAAGCTCGCCGGCATGGGCACCACCGTCACCTCCCTGCTGCTCGCCGAGGGCAAGCTGCACTTCGCGCACATCGGCGACTCCCGGGCGTACCGCCTGCGTGATGGCGAGTTTGAACAGGTTAGCGTGGACCACACGTTCGTCCAGCGGCTGATCGATGAGGGCCGGCTCCGTCCCGAAGAGGCCGAAACCCACCCGCACAAAAACGTCCTCATGCGCGTCCTGGGCGACGTCGATGCCAGCCCCGAACTGGATCTGGACACCCTGGACGTCAAGCCCGGGGAGCGCTGGTTGCTGTGCTCGGACGGGCTCAACTATGTGGCCGGACATGTGGTGGAGCGGACCGTCCGCGAGACAAAAGATCTGCGTGAGTGCGTCGAAACCCTGGTCAACCTGACGCTGGAAGCCGGCTCACCGGACAACGTCACCGTGGTCATGGTGGAAATTACTGAGGAAACGCCCGACGACGTCAGTACCGCCGCCGTCGACATCATCCCTTCGCAGCTGCTCACCGAAGCCCACGCCGCGGCCAGCGACGCCGCCAGCGCTTCACCGGACCCCGAGGCGGCCGACGACAAAAAGCCCGCCGCCGACAAAGCTCCCGAAAAGCCAGCTGCCGCGGAACCGCCGCCCTCCACCGACCCCCATCTCGGCGAGCACCTTTCGGCCGAAGTGCTGCGGCAGGAACTCGCATCGCGCCCGCACGAACTCGTCGGTGCTGCGGCCACCGCGGCCGAGTCCGGCTCCATTCCCACCATCGCCGGCCGCACAGTGGCCCGGCGGGCCGCCACCGTTCTGACGCACAAGGCCGACGCGCCCGTTGCGGAGGTAGATGACGTCCTGGGCCGGCCCAAACCCCGCCGCTGGGTCACCATGTCCATCGCGGCGTCCGTGCTGCTGGTCCTGACATTGGGCCTCTGGCTCGGCTATGCCTGGACCCAGACCCGCTACTACATCGGGGAATACGATTCCCGCGTGGCCATCTTCAACGGCGTATCGCAGCGGCTTGGCCCTATCCAGCTTTCAACCCTTGAAGCCGTAACAGAGATCCGGATGGATTCCTTGCCCCAGTTCTCCCAGCAGCGCGTCCGGCAGACAGTGCCCGCGCGTGACCTCTACGACGCCCAGCGGATCGTGAAGAACCTCGAAGGCACCGGCACCATAGCTCCGCCGGATGAGTGTCTGACCCCCTCGCCCACTCCGGCGCCAGGAACGGCGCCCGCTGCAACACCCACCGCGCCTGCCCCACCGCCGGACCCAGCCGCTCCCGCGGCAGCACCTGCCCCGGCCGCCTCACCCACCGCCACTACCGTCTGTGAGGGGGGCCGGTGA
- a CDS encoding TetR family transcriptional regulator encodes MLGILPAERPAMPASPAASRSTTEREPVAKTGAARRRVGRPAAAVLDKAGITAAALRLIGKNGYDGLTMAALARSLQVAPSALYNHVESKRDVLLLVEDHLTALVDVTPFAAEPWESAVRKWAWSYRDVFAEHTPLIPVIAVLPVTDAPQTLAMYETVSAGFRAAGFPEERIVSAIVALESFIFGSAYDVTAPADIFDSGSMAESTPSFTGAVRSLAAQGHEKPADVAFSLGLEALIAGLGALRE; translated from the coding sequence ATGCTGGGGATACTGCCCGCAGAAAGGCCAGCAATGCCGGCATCACCAGCCGCTTCACGAAGTACCACGGAGCGCGAACCCGTGGCGAAAACCGGTGCGGCACGGCGCCGCGTGGGGCGGCCCGCCGCGGCTGTCCTGGACAAAGCGGGAATCACGGCCGCGGCCCTGCGGCTCATCGGCAAGAACGGCTACGACGGTCTCACCATGGCCGCACTGGCCCGCTCACTGCAAGTGGCGCCGTCGGCCCTTTATAACCATGTGGAATCCAAGCGGGACGTGCTCCTGCTCGTGGAAGACCACTTGACCGCACTGGTGGACGTGACCCCATTCGCGGCGGAACCCTGGGAGTCCGCGGTGCGGAAATGGGCCTGGAGTTACCGGGACGTCTTCGCGGAGCACACACCCCTGATTCCCGTCATCGCAGTACTTCCCGTGACTGACGCACCGCAGACCCTCGCCATGTATGAGACCGTCAGCGCCGGATTCCGGGCGGCCGGATTCCCGGAGGAGCGGATCGTGTCCGCCATCGTGGCCCTGGAATCCTTCATTTTCGGATCCGCTTACGACGTCACGGCTCCAGCCGACATTTTCGATTCCGGCAGCATGGCGGAGTCGACGCCGAGCTTCACGGGTGCAGTCCGGAGCTTGGCCGCGCAGGGGCACGAGAAACCTGCAGACGTGGCGTTCAGCCTGGGGCTTGAGGCCCTAATTGCGGGCCTCGGGGCGTTACGGGAGTAA
- a CDS encoding FtsW/RodA/SpoVE family cell cycle protein has protein sequence MSQLSTIPKPRRNVELLLLVLALSVGIGANMLVGVDQAKAFDSDFWFQSSLLAVAALVFHVVLRVRAKYADPVILPLVVALNGLGLAMIHRLDAPGEDTGNNQLRWTLIAMAVAIGVIWFLKDHRVLRRFTYISLAVSALLLILPLVPGISAGEILGARVWIRVGPMTFQPGEIAKITLAIFFAGYLSSNRDLILLAGRKVGPLQFPRFKDMGPMITAWLVSIGVLIFQRDLGSSVLFFGLFIVMIYVATSRISWVVIGLGLILGGGFVAAQVFSHVEVRIYGWLNAFSPEVYETGSRQVIEGLFGMANGGLVGTGLGQGRPDLVPFANSDMIIASIGEELGLIGLFAVVLMYVMLFTRGFRAALGTRDAFGKLLACGLSFAIALQCFVVIGGVTRLIPLTGLTTPFLAAGGSSLLANWIIVGLLLLISHTARGPVDTTPLPPGGAAEPAGIDTPTEAVKQA, from the coding sequence GTGAGCCAGCTCAGCACCATCCCCAAGCCCCGGCGCAACGTGGAACTGTTGCTGCTGGTGCTCGCCCTGTCTGTGGGCATCGGCGCCAACATGCTGGTGGGCGTTGACCAAGCGAAGGCGTTCGACTCCGATTTCTGGTTCCAGTCCAGCCTCCTCGCGGTGGCCGCCCTGGTCTTCCACGTGGTCCTGCGGGTCCGCGCAAAATATGCGGATCCGGTAATACTTCCTTTAGTGGTGGCACTCAATGGTCTGGGTCTTGCCATGATCCACCGCCTTGACGCCCCCGGAGAGGACACCGGCAACAACCAGCTGCGCTGGACGCTGATCGCGATGGCCGTGGCCATCGGCGTGATCTGGTTCCTCAAGGACCACCGGGTGCTCCGCCGCTTCACCTATATCTCGCTGGCTGTGAGCGCGCTCCTGCTGATTCTCCCGCTGGTGCCCGGCATCTCGGCCGGCGAAATCCTGGGCGCCCGGGTCTGGATCCGGGTGGGTCCCATGACGTTCCAGCCGGGTGAGATCGCCAAAATCACTCTGGCTATATTCTTCGCCGGGTATCTTTCCTCCAACCGCGACCTCATTCTGCTGGCCGGCCGCAAGGTTGGCCCGCTGCAGTTCCCCCGGTTCAAGGACATGGGCCCCATGATCACCGCCTGGCTGGTGAGCATCGGCGTGCTGATCTTCCAGCGCGACCTCGGGTCTTCCGTGCTGTTCTTCGGCCTGTTCATCGTTATGATCTACGTGGCCACCAGCCGTATCAGCTGGGTGGTGATCGGCTTGGGCCTCATCCTGGGCGGCGGCTTCGTGGCAGCCCAGGTGTTTTCCCATGTCGAAGTCCGCATCTACGGCTGGCTGAACGCCTTCAGCCCGGAAGTTTACGAGACGGGCAGCCGGCAGGTCATCGAGGGACTCTTCGGCATGGCCAACGGCGGCCTGGTGGGTACCGGGCTGGGCCAGGGCCGACCGGACCTGGTGCCCTTCGCCAACAGCGACATGATCATCGCGTCCATCGGCGAGGAGCTGGGCCTGATCGGGCTGTTCGCCGTGGTGCTGATGTACGTCATGCTGTTCACGCGAGGGTTCCGGGCGGCACTGGGCACGCGGGATGCCTTTGGGAAATTGCTGGCCTGCGGACTTTCCTTCGCCATCGCCCTTCAGTGCTTCGTGGTGATCGGCGGAGTCACACGGTTGATCCCGCTGACCGGCTTGACCACGCCGTTCCTTGCCGCCGGCGGTTCGTCGCTGCTGGCCAACTGGATCATCGTTGGCCTGCTCCTGCTGATCTCCCATACGGCGCGGGGGCCGGTGGACACAACACCACTTCCTCCCGGCGGCGCCGCGGAACCTGCAGGAATTGATACTCCCACCGAGGCGGTGAAACAAGCGTGA
- a CDS encoding DUF3662 and FHA domain-containing protein — MGLLDKVERGIEKAVRGVFSTGSRAQVEPVEIASRLRREVDNKALTIAAGRTLAPNVFDVQLSDDDFRRAQDWGTPLAEELCDVVINHVRSQGYTLQGSVRISFRRSEDLRAGNFEIVSSTEKSKAGPGVSSARPNMPAAPSRPPIRLQPVLDIDGQRYSLNAPSIVLGRSSEADILIDDTGVSRRHLEIRTASGVTSAVDLGSTNGSYVNGHKLAGSTELTDGSTITMGRTKIIFRLLPASPGGRP, encoded by the coding sequence ATGGGATTGCTGGACAAGGTCGAGCGCGGCATCGAAAAAGCCGTCCGCGGTGTCTTCTCCACCGGTTCGCGCGCCCAGGTTGAACCTGTGGAAATCGCCAGCCGGCTCCGCCGCGAGGTTGACAACAAAGCCCTCACCATCGCCGCCGGCCGCACCCTGGCCCCCAATGTCTTCGACGTCCAACTCAGTGACGACGACTTCAGGAGGGCACAGGACTGGGGCACGCCGCTGGCCGAAGAACTCTGCGACGTCGTCATCAACCACGTCCGGAGCCAGGGCTACACCCTGCAGGGCTCGGTGCGGATCTCCTTCCGCCGGTCCGAGGATCTTCGCGCCGGCAATTTCGAGATCGTCTCCTCCACTGAGAAGTCCAAAGCCGGCCCCGGAGTCTCCTCGGCCAGGCCCAACATGCCGGCAGCCCCCAGCCGGCCGCCCATACGCCTGCAGCCCGTCCTGGACATCGACGGCCAGCGCTACTCCCTCAATGCCCCCTCCATCGTCCTGGGCCGGTCCTCCGAGGCCGACATCCTGATTGACGACACCGGCGTCTCACGCCGCCACCTCGAGATCCGCACCGCCAGCGGCGTCACCAGCGCTGTGGACCTCGGCTCCACTAACGGCAGCTACGTCAACGGCCATAAACTGGCAGGCAGCACCGAACTGACCGACGGCTCCACCATCACGATGGGACGGACAAAGATCATCTTCCGCCTGCTTCCCGCCAGCCCTGGGGGCCGCCCATGA
- a CDS encoding APC family permease, producing the protein MSPKEVTAQPPSAPGNGLAEKGLSGKGLKAGAVGLLGAVVIGVSCIAPAYTLTAALGPTVSEVGVQLPAIFLVGFIPMILVAFGYRELNNAMPDAGTSFTWASRAFGPWIGWMGGWGLIAATIIVLSNLAAVAVDFFYLMLAQLFGNPELGELSKNLPLNIATTLVFIALACWISFRGMEATKGVQYVLVAFQLLVLGWFAVAAFTHVANGSAFDATAISPDWFNPFAVGSFSAFAAGVSLSIFIYWGWDVTLTMNEETKNPEKTPGRAATVTVVVIVAIYMTVALATLSFAGVGETGLGAGNPDNQSSIFAVLSGPVMGPFAILMSLAILSGSAASLQSTFVSPARTMLSMGHYKAFPGRFGKVSPRFKSPSYATIAAGVAAAAFYVITRTTSENALWDTITALGMMICFYYGVTALACVWFFRAQAFSNGRAFFFRFLAPLLGGVILLVMFFKTAADSMDPEYGSGSSLGGLGMVFILGMGVILLGVVIMLVMSTLRPEFFKGQVLARGN; encoded by the coding sequence ATGAGTCCCAAGGAAGTGACAGCACAGCCACCCAGCGCCCCGGGCAATGGCCTGGCTGAAAAGGGCCTGAGCGGGAAGGGCTTGAAGGCGGGCGCGGTGGGATTGCTGGGCGCCGTGGTGATCGGTGTCTCCTGCATCGCGCCTGCGTACACACTGACCGCGGCGCTGGGGCCAACGGTTTCGGAAGTGGGGGTCCAGCTGCCGGCGATCTTCCTGGTGGGCTTTATCCCCATGATCCTGGTGGCGTTCGGGTACCGCGAACTGAACAATGCCATGCCCGACGCCGGCACGTCGTTTACATGGGCATCGCGCGCCTTTGGTCCGTGGATCGGCTGGATGGGTGGCTGGGGGCTGATTGCGGCCACCATCATTGTGCTGTCCAACCTGGCGGCGGTCGCCGTCGACTTCTTCTACCTCATGCTGGCCCAGCTGTTCGGAAACCCGGAACTGGGCGAGCTGAGCAAGAACCTGCCGCTGAACATCGCCACGACCCTGGTGTTCATCGCCCTGGCTTGCTGGATTTCCTTTCGGGGCATGGAAGCCACCAAAGGCGTGCAGTATGTACTGGTGGCGTTCCAGCTGCTGGTGTTGGGCTGGTTTGCCGTAGCTGCCTTCACTCACGTGGCCAACGGCTCGGCGTTTGATGCGACCGCCATTTCGCCGGACTGGTTTAACCCGTTCGCGGTCGGATCCTTCTCAGCCTTTGCTGCCGGGGTTTCCCTCTCCATCTTCATCTACTGGGGCTGGGACGTCACGCTGACCATGAACGAGGAAACCAAGAATCCGGAGAAGACTCCGGGACGGGCGGCAACCGTCACCGTGGTGGTGATTGTCGCGATCTACATGACCGTTGCGCTGGCAACTTTGTCCTTCGCAGGCGTGGGCGAAACCGGCCTTGGCGCCGGGAATCCGGATAACCAGTCGAGCATCTTCGCCGTCCTCTCCGGGCCGGTGATGGGACCGTTCGCCATCCTGATGTCCCTTGCCATCCTGAGCGGTTCGGCCGCCTCGCTGCAGTCCACGTTTGTGTCGCCGGCGCGGACCATGCTCTCGATGGGCCACTACAAGGCATTCCCGGGCCGCTTCGGCAAGGTCAGCCCGCGCTTCAAGTCCCCGAGCTACGCCACGATCGCCGCGGGCGTTGCTGCCGCAGCCTTCTACGTCATCACGCGGACCACCTCGGAGAACGCGCTCTGGGACACCATCACGGCGCTGGGCATGATGATCTGCTTCTACTACGGCGTCACAGCCCTGGCATGCGTCTGGTTCTTCCGGGCTCAGGCGTTCAGCAATGGCCGCGCGTTCTTCTTCAGGTTCCTGGCGCCGCTGCTGGGCGGAGTCATCCTGCTGGTGATGTTCTTCAAGACCGCCGCCGATTCCATGGACCCCGAGTACGGCTCCGGATCATCGTTGGGCGGGCTGGGGATGGTGTTTATCCTGGGCATGGGCGTGATCCTGCTGGGCGTGGTGATCATGCTGGTGATGTCCACGCTGCGGCCCGAGTTCTTCAAGGGGCAGGTGCTGGCCCGCGGGAACTGA
- a CDS encoding NAD(P)/FAD-dependent oxidoreductase, with the protein MLNLDRDVVIVGAGPSGLTAARELKKAGLGVAVLEARDRVGGRTWTDTIDGAMLEIGGQWVSPDQTVLLELLDELGLKTYSRYREGESVYVGADGKKTRYTGDSFPVSAATGAEMDKLIGILDGLAAEIGATEPWAHPKARELDTISFHHWLRRNSKDEEACNNIGLFIAGGMLTKPAHAFSALQAVLMAASAGSFSHLTDEDFILDKRVIGGMQQVSLLQAAELGADVVLNSPVRTVRWEDAGEGGHRVSVVSERATVNARFVIMAVPPNLYSRVSFDPPLPRRQHQMHQHQSLGLVIKVHAVYRTPFWREDGLSGTGFGAGSLVQEVYDNTNHGDSRGTLVGFVSDEKADGVFELSAEDRRRAILESIAGFLGDKALEPEVYYESDWGSEEWTRGAYAASYDLGGLHRYGKDQHAPVGPIYWCSSDLAAEGYQHVDGAVRMGQRTAARIVDAAGVAAKADAFRAANEAAAVVG; encoded by the coding sequence ATGCTGAATCTTGACCGCGACGTTGTGATCGTTGGCGCCGGGCCGTCCGGGCTCACCGCTGCCCGCGAGCTGAAGAAGGCCGGCCTAGGCGTGGCAGTGCTGGAAGCACGCGACCGCGTGGGCGGCCGGACCTGGACCGACACCATTGACGGGGCCATGCTGGAAATCGGCGGCCAGTGGGTCTCCCCGGACCAGACCGTACTGCTGGAACTCCTGGACGAGCTCGGCCTGAAGACATACTCCCGCTACCGGGAGGGCGAGTCGGTCTACGTCGGCGCCGACGGCAAGAAAACCCGCTACACCGGTGATTCCTTCCCGGTGAGCGCAGCCACCGGGGCGGAAATGGACAAGCTGATCGGCATTCTGGACGGCCTCGCCGCGGAAATCGGCGCCACCGAGCCGTGGGCGCACCCCAAGGCCCGTGAACTGGACACCATCTCCTTCCACCACTGGCTGCGCCGGAACTCGAAGGACGAGGAGGCCTGCAACAACATTGGACTGTTCATCGCCGGCGGCATGCTCACCAAGCCCGCGCACGCGTTTTCGGCACTGCAGGCGGTCCTGATGGCAGCCTCCGCCGGGTCCTTCAGCCACCTCACCGACGAGGACTTCATCCTGGACAAGCGGGTCATCGGAGGGATGCAGCAGGTGTCCCTGCTGCAGGCAGCGGAACTGGGTGCCGACGTCGTACTTAACAGTCCGGTACGCACTGTCCGCTGGGAGGACGCCGGGGAAGGCGGGCACCGCGTCAGCGTTGTCTCGGAGCGCGCCACCGTGAATGCGCGCTTTGTGATCATGGCTGTGCCACCGAACCTTTACTCCCGCGTCTCATTTGATCCGCCGCTTCCACGGCGGCAGCACCAGATGCACCAGCACCAGTCGCTGGGCCTGGTGATCAAGGTCCACGCCGTCTACCGCACGCCGTTCTGGCGTGAAGACGGACTCTCCGGAACGGGTTTTGGTGCCGGTTCGCTGGTCCAGGAGGTCTACGACAACACCAACCACGGTGATTCACGGGGAACCCTGGTGGGCTTTGTCTCGGATGAAAAGGCCGACGGCGTCTTCGAGCTGAGTGCCGAGGACCGCCGCCGCGCCATCCTGGAATCGATTGCCGGGTTCCTGGGGGACAAGGCCCTGGAACCCGAGGTCTACTACGAATCCGACTGGGGCTCCGAGGAATGGACCCGGGGCGCGTACGCGGCCAGCTACGATCTGGGCGGCCTGCACCGTTACGGCAAGGACCAGCACGCCCCCGTGGGCCCGATCTACTGGTGCTCCTCGGACCTCGCCGCCGAAGGCTACCAGCACGTTGACGGAGCCGTCCGTATGGGCCAGCGCACTGCGGCGCGCATCGTGGACGCGGCGGGCGTTGCAGCCAAAGCGGACGCTTTCCGCGCGGCAAACGAGGCCGCGGCCGTCGTCGGCTGA
- a CDS encoding UPF0158 family protein: MESFIADVQDERAKDLLWRAIDGKGAFRRFRNTLAEFPGLETRWFSFHDRAMRRRAIEWLAASGAVEQVEAENALLTPVTPRGPQLGPQAPG, from the coding sequence ATGGAATCGTTCATCGCCGATGTGCAGGATGAACGCGCCAAGGACCTGCTCTGGCGCGCAATAGACGGCAAGGGAGCGTTCCGGCGTTTCAGGAACACGCTCGCAGAGTTCCCCGGGCTTGAGACCCGATGGTTCTCATTCCATGACCGAGCCATGCGGCGGCGCGCCATAGAGTGGCTGGCGGCATCTGGTGCAGTGGAACAGGTAGAGGCTGAGAACGCCCTGCTTACTCCCGTAACGCCCCGAGGCCCGCAATTAGGGCCTCAAGCCCCAGGCTGA
- a CDS encoding FadR/GntR family transcriptional regulator — MSRNLTADLAADLRTRIVDGVIQPGDKLPSENALMVDFGVSRTVVRSALTRLQAEGLVETERGRGSFALTPPDDGPQPVPGSRPVASIEDRLHLLEFRLGVETEAAALAARNHSDRQLRAVNAALEQFAASADHPGHAMKADFEFHRAIAAASGNPFYSDCLAALGQTMIAMPRTRLLTGVEHYARDHFDQVVHEHRSIAAAIADGDESAASAAMRSHLANSRRRFKASVRPPA; from the coding sequence ATGAGCCGGAACCTGACCGCGGACCTCGCCGCCGACCTTCGCACCCGCATCGTGGACGGCGTCATCCAGCCCGGCGACAAGCTTCCCAGCGAAAACGCGCTGATGGTCGACTTCGGCGTCAGCCGCACCGTGGTGCGCTCGGCACTGACGCGCCTCCAGGCCGAAGGGCTGGTGGAAACCGAACGCGGGCGGGGCAGCTTCGCGTTGACCCCGCCCGACGACGGCCCCCAGCCTGTCCCGGGCAGCCGCCCCGTCGCCAGCATCGAAGACCGCCTCCACCTGCTGGAATTCCGGCTGGGCGTCGAGACCGAAGCTGCTGCCCTGGCCGCCCGCAACCACTCCGACCGCCAGCTCCGGGCGGTCAATGCTGCCCTGGAACAGTTCGCCGCCAGCGCTGACCACCCCGGCCACGCCATGAAGGCGGACTTCGAGTTCCACCGCGCCATCGCGGCCGCCTCTGGCAACCCTTTCTACTCCGATTGCCTCGCCGCCCTGGGCCAGACGATGATCGCGATGCCCCGCACCCGGCTGCTCACCGGCGTCGAACATTACGCCCGGGACCACTTTGACCAGGTGGTGCACGAGCACCGGTCCATCGCTGCCGCCATCGCCGACGGCGATGAGTCCGCCGCCTCTGCCGCCATGCGCAGCCACCTCGCAAATTCCCGACGGCGGTTCAAGGCTTCGGTACGCCCGCCGGCCTAG
- a CDS encoding FHA domain-containing protein — MSDLTITALRFGFLILLWVLIFSIVSAMRRDLMVGRKAAAGTPTARQVRKNPELAEAPPQPLKQQAHQLVVTEGPLKGTTIPLAASPILLGRAQEATLVLEDDYASGRHARLFPQGSRWFIEDLGSTNGTYLADQQLTRALPVELGVPVRIGKTVIELRP, encoded by the coding sequence ATGAGCGACCTGACCATCACTGCCCTGCGGTTTGGGTTCCTGATCCTGCTCTGGGTCCTCATCTTCAGCATCGTTTCGGCCATGCGCAGGGACCTGATGGTGGGCCGCAAAGCCGCCGCCGGCACCCCCACCGCCCGTCAGGTCCGCAAAAACCCGGAACTGGCCGAGGCTCCGCCGCAGCCACTCAAGCAGCAGGCCCACCAACTGGTGGTCACCGAAGGCCCGCTCAAGGGAACCACCATCCCCCTGGCCGCCAGCCCCATCCTGTTGGGCCGCGCTCAGGAAGCCACACTGGTACTGGAGGACGACTACGCCTCCGGCCGCCACGCGCGGTTGTTCCCGCAAGGCAGTCGATGGTTCATCGAGGACCTTGGCTCCACCAACGGCACCTACCTGGCCGACCAGCAACTTACCCGGGCCCTGCCCGTTGAGCTTGGTGTACCCGTGAGGATCGGCAAGACGGTCATCGAATTGAGGCCGTAG
- a CDS encoding penicillin-binding protein 2 — protein MNQAIRSSWVAAIAMFALIFGAISFVQVVGADDLKANPLNQRAILQNYCNDRGAIIVGGNPVAESVEGTSEVCQFRRTYAQPALYAGITGYFSKNYGATGLEVAMNAQLAGSSDQQFFDRIGQLFLGNQPKGASVELTIDPAIQKLAYDLIPDGQRGSIVVTNPKTGAILAMVSKPSYDPNLIATQDPKAETTNINELVKVPGINLNQNVSGPTGELLAPGSVFKLVDTAAALASGKYNKDSVLPNPAEMPFPGIQYKLPNYAGGNCYTQDKASFAFALQQSCNTPFASIALDLGRDAIAEQAARFGFGEAVGDQLKLAYARGNGFPDDLDGPGLAQSAIGQKDVRATPLQIAMMTAAIANNGVQMSPSLVKTVRSPDLRVIEEPKPQALRTSTTPEISRQINEWMTSAVSQGIARGAAVPGVQVAGKTGTAELGNGLNNSWFTGFAPANNPEVSVTIVMEGVDITTGAQLTSPNAKKIFEAVLNK, from the coding sequence GTGAACCAAGCAATCCGCAGTTCCTGGGTGGCAGCGATCGCCATGTTCGCCTTGATCTTCGGCGCGATCAGCTTCGTCCAGGTGGTGGGTGCCGATGACCTCAAGGCAAACCCCCTGAACCAGCGCGCCATTCTGCAGAATTACTGCAACGACCGCGGCGCCATCATCGTTGGCGGGAACCCCGTGGCCGAATCGGTGGAAGGCACGTCCGAGGTCTGCCAGTTCCGGCGAACGTACGCGCAGCCGGCATTGTATGCAGGCATTACGGGCTACTTCTCGAAGAACTACGGTGCCACCGGCCTGGAAGTTGCGATGAACGCCCAGTTGGCCGGCAGCTCGGACCAGCAGTTCTTCGACCGGATCGGCCAGCTATTCCTGGGCAACCAGCCGAAGGGCGCTTCGGTGGAACTCACCATCGATCCCGCCATCCAGAAGCTCGCCTACGACCTCATCCCGGACGGCCAGCGGGGTTCCATTGTGGTCACCAACCCCAAGACCGGGGCCATCCTGGCCATGGTGTCCAAGCCTTCCTATGACCCCAACCTGATCGCCACCCAGGACCCGAAAGCCGAAACCACCAACATCAACGAGCTGGTCAAGGTACCCGGCATCAACCTGAACCAGAATGTCAGCGGACCCACGGGCGAGCTGCTCGCTCCGGGATCAGTCTTCAAGCTGGTAGATACCGCGGCGGCCCTCGCCTCCGGGAAGTACAACAAGGACAGCGTGCTCCCCAACCCGGCCGAAATGCCGTTCCCGGGGATCCAGTACAAACTCCCGAACTACGCCGGAGGCAACTGCTACACCCAGGACAAGGCCAGCTTTGCCTTCGCCCTGCAGCAATCCTGCAATACGCCGTTCGCCAGCATTGCCCTCGACCTGGGACGCGACGCCATCGCCGAGCAGGCGGCAAGATTCGGCTTCGGCGAGGCTGTGGGTGATCAGCTCAAGCTCGCCTACGCCAGGGGCAACGGCTTCCCCGATGACCTGGACGGGCCAGGTCTGGCCCAGTCCGCCATCGGCCAGAAGGACGTGCGCGCCACGCCGCTGCAGATCGCAATGATGACTGCGGCCATCGCCAACAACGGCGTCCAGATGAGCCCCAGCCTGGTCAAGACCGTGCGGTCCCCGGACCTCCGGGTCATTGAAGAACCCAAGCCTCAAGCGCTCCGGACGTCCACCACGCCGGAGATTTCCCGGCAGATCAATGAGTGGATGACCAGTGCGGTGAGCCAGGGCATAGCCCGCGGCGCGGCTGTCCCCGGTGTGCAGGTGGCCGGCAAAACCGGAACCGCTGAACTGGGCAACGGCCTGAACAACTCCTGGTTCACCGGGTTTGCCCCGGCGAACAACCCGGAGGTGAGTGTCACCATCGTCATGGAAGGCGTAGACATCACCACCGGCGCACAGCTAACCAGTCCGAACGCGAAGAAGATTTTTGAGGCGGTGTTGAATAAGTGA